A window of the Methyloprofundus sp. genome harbors these coding sequences:
- a CDS encoding nicotinate-nucleotide adenylyltransferase: MIGIYGGTFNPIHYGHLRTAIEVREIFGLDELRLLPCAQPAHRATPEVSSEQRLQMLQLAISEAPELQIDTRELERAGISYMVDTLAAIRAEVRQVPIMLFIGMDAFNGLTSWHRWQELFDYAHIVVMTRPKFGAEKPPDFIKNKQVSDRQSLKSYPSGKIYFQQVTQLEISATFIRRIFAENNNPGFLLPKSVINYIQTHRLYGA; the protein is encoded by the coding sequence ATGATTGGCATTTATGGCGGTACGTTTAATCCGATTCATTATGGGCATTTACGTACTGCCATAGAAGTGCGAGAAATTTTTGGCTTAGATGAGTTGCGTTTATTGCCGTGTGCACAGCCTGCACATCGTGCTACACCAGAAGTCAGTTCGGAACAACGATTGCAGATGTTGCAACTTGCTATTTCGGAGGCACCTGAATTACAGATTGATACCCGTGAATTAGAACGTGCTGGTATCTCTTATATGGTCGATACCTTGGCGGCTATTCGTGCTGAAGTTCGGCAGGTGCCGATTATGCTCTTTATTGGTATGGATGCTTTTAATGGTTTAACGAGCTGGCATAGATGGCAAGAGCTATTCGACTATGCACATATTGTAGTGATGACTAGGCCAAAATTTGGTGCAGAAAAGCCCCCTGATTTTATTAAAAATAAACAAGTTAGCGATAGACAGTCGTTAAAATCTTATCCAAGTGGTAAAATCTATTTTCAACAAGTAACACAACTGGAAATTTCAGCAACCTTTATTAGAAGGATCTTTGCTGAAAATAACAACCCCGGATTTTTATTACCAAAATCCGTTATTAATTATATACAAACGCACCGATTGTACGGTGCTTGA
- a CDS encoding ribosome-associated protein — protein sequence MQAEDLLALVTNVLDERKAENVVTIDVIGRTSFTDYMVIATGTSARHIKALCGYVSQALKEQGILPLGTEGEQGSEWVLVDLGDVILHVMTAQTREFYQLEKLWTVDNFVEETEYEEE from the coding sequence ATGCAAGCAGAAGATTTATTAGCCCTTGTGACTAATGTGTTAGATGAGCGTAAGGCAGAAAATGTTGTCACTATTGATGTGATTGGCAGAACTAGCTTTACCGATTATATGGTGATTGCCACTGGAACCTCGGCAAGACATATTAAAGCTTTGTGTGGTTACGTATCGCAAGCACTAAAAGAGCAAGGTATATTGCCTTTAGGAACAGAAGGTGAACAAGGCTCTGAGTGGGTCTTAGTTGATTTGGGTGATGTGATTTTACATGTTATGACGGCACAAACACGCGAATTTTATCAATTAGAAAAGCTGTGGACTGTGGATAATTTTGTTGAAGAAACAGAATACGAAGAAGAGTAA
- a CDS encoding 4-hydroxy-tetrahydrodipicolinate synthase has translation MIQGSIVALVTPMFDNGDVDKDSLKKLVEFHIEQGTDAIVAMGTTGESATLNEHEHMGVVKAIVDYVAGRIPVIAGTGANSTTEAISLTQAAKLAGADACLLVTPYYNKPTQEGLYLHYKAVAEAVDIPQILYNVPGRTACDMLPETVGRLAKIANIVGVKEATGDLSRVPVLRELCGEDFALYTGDDASSCEFCLLGGNGSITVSGNVAPRLVHNMITAAINDDRETATSVDANLRGLHKHLFIQSNPIPVKWAVAELGLMGQGIRLPLTQLTADCFAEVRAAMQQAKVL, from the coding sequence ATGATTCAAGGTAGTATCGTAGCGTTAGTCACCCCAATGTTTGATAACGGCGATGTGGATAAGGACAGTCTTAAAAAATTAGTAGAGTTCCATATTGAGCAGGGGACTGATGCCATTGTTGCTATGGGTACTACTGGCGAATCAGCGACTTTGAATGAACATGAGCATATGGGTGTGGTCAAAGCAATAGTCGATTATGTGGCGGGGCGTATTCCTGTTATTGCCGGAACTGGAGCCAATTCAACGACAGAAGCGATTAGTTTAACGCAAGCTGCTAAGCTTGCAGGTGCAGATGCCTGCTTGTTAGTGACACCTTATTATAATAAGCCAACGCAAGAAGGCTTATACCTGCATTATAAAGCCGTAGCTGAGGCAGTTGATATTCCGCAGATTTTATATAATGTTCCAGGGCGTACTGCTTGTGATATGTTGCCGGAAACGGTAGGTCGTTTAGCGAAAATAGCAAATATAGTCGGTGTGAAAGAAGCAACAGGTGATTTATCTCGCGTACCTGTGTTACGTGAATTATGTGGTGAAGATTTTGCCTTGTATACAGGGGATGATGCTAGTAGCTGTGAATTTTGCTTACTAGGTGGTAATGGCAGTATTACTGTTTCAGGTAATGTAGCACCACGCTTAGTGCATAATATGATTACTGCGGCGATTAATGATGATCGTGAAACAGCAACCAGCGTAGATGCTAATTTGCGTGGTTTGCATAAACACTTATTTATCCAGTCTAATCCAATTCCAGTTAAATGGGCAGTTGCTGAACTTGGCTTAATGGGGCAAGGCATTCGTTTACCTTTGACTCAATTAACAGCAGATTGTTTTGCTGAAGTGCGTGCTGCTATGCAACAAGCAAAGGTGCTTTAG
- a CDS encoding outer membrane protein assembly factor BamC, with product MKPSKIIFILSLAQLTACSYFFPDKETDYVYSKEVPPLEMPPDLRAEKQQIAADDSVGASSVTLANTVEYFKDDLGAYLRINSPFARVWRVVGKAITAQSIEIVDKDRSHATYYVKYDPALQEVADGSFWDEVVFFFGSDVHQEELYMIYLAEAEQGTGTGVFVQDEHGNSVSSGDGEKLLNLLYDAIKKDFEG from the coding sequence ATGAAACCAAGCAAAATTATTTTTATTCTTTCTTTAGCGCAATTAACAGCTTGTAGCTACTTCTTTCCTGATAAAGAAACAGACTACGTGTATAGCAAGGAAGTGCCGCCTTTAGAAATGCCGCCTGATTTACGTGCGGAAAAGCAACAAATAGCTGCTGACGATAGCGTGGGAGCTTCCTCGGTTACTTTGGCAAATACCGTAGAATATTTTAAAGATGATTTAGGTGCTTATTTACGCATTAATTCACCTTTTGCGCGTGTTTGGCGGGTGGTTGGCAAAGCGATCACCGCACAGTCTATTGAAATTGTTGATAAGGATCGCTCGCATGCGACTTATTACGTCAAGTATGATCCTGCCTTACAAGAAGTTGCCGATGGTTCATTCTGGGATGAAGTCGTTTTTTTCTTTGGCAGTGATGTGCATCAGGAAGAGCTATATATGATTTATCTGGCTGAAGCTGAACAAGGAACCGGGACAGGTGTATTTGTGCAAGATGAACATGGCAATAGTGTCTCATCAGGAGATGGTGAGAAATTATTAAACTTACTTTATGATGCAATTAAAAAGGATTTTGAGGGTTAA
- a CDS encoding phosphoribosylformylglycinamidine synthase has translation MLKISGSAALSKFRIQKLLNDLQTVDASISDVAASYLHFVDTDTELSTEQQTILEQLLAYGSTAENIPTANGINCWVIPRPGTISPWSSKATEISQRCGLEVERLERGVAYTIYTETELSATQQTALHALLHDRMTQAVITDIEHANIFTHHQPQPGTTVAIMQQGRTALVAANTELGLALSGDEIDYLTDSFTALGRDPSDVELMMFAQANSEHCRHKIFNAGWTIDGVDEAKSLFSMIRNTAEQNPDGILSAYSDNASVTEGSTANVFIRDPHTGEYAYIEEDAHLLMKVETHNHPTAIAPHSGAATGSGGEIRDEGATGRGSATKAGLTGFTVSNLKIPGFVQPWESDNGKPERIASALDIMLDGPIGGAAFNNEFGRPNIAGYFRSFEQVVTGSDGDSLRGYHKPIMIAGGMGNIRPMLVDKHKIPTGSLIIILGGPAMLIGLGGSAASSQTSGESAAELDFASVQRENPEMERRCQEVINHCNALGDDTPVVSIHDIGAGGLSNAVPEIIHDCEQGGIFELRKVNNDDQGMTPMQIWCNEAQERYVVAIKPESLELFEAFCVREHCLYAVIGEATDSEHLTLNDEMFGDKPVDIPMSVLFGNSPKLHRDVKRVAIEQQVLDFSQVDMAEAVKRVLAFPAVADKSFLIHIGDRSVTGLVVRDQMVGPWQIPVADVAVTASGFQALTGEAMAMGERTPLAVINAPASGRMAIAEALTNLAAARVESLKHIKISANWMAAAGSEGEDAALFDTVKTVGMELCPELGIAIPVGKDSLSMKTVWQEGGQEKTMTSPLSLIITAFAPVVDVSQTLTPELKNEDSVLILVDLGQGKNRLGGSILAQVYQQMGQEVPDVDDAALLKAFFNTIQILNADTKLLAYHDRSDGGLLATVTEMLFAGRKGVELELDRLGADVLATLFNEELGAVVQVKQSDCDAVLDVFAAAGLAECTHLIGWVVEEEQQLNISYQGETIYTAARAELQQTWSEVSYRMQALRDNPDCAQQQFDRIKDNKDPGLTAKLSFDVNADISAPFAASRPRVAILREQGVNGHVEMAAAFDKAGFTSIDVHMTDIISGRISLQGFVGLVACGGFSYGDVLGAGGGWAKSILFNERARNEFSAFFQRSDTFGLGVCNGCQMLAGLKELIPGAEHWPKFMRNNSEQFEARVAMVQVPESPSILLQGMAGSKLPVVIAHGEGRAEFNNNDQQQALVALNYVDHYGELTTDFPMNPNGSPEGITGLTTTDGRFTIMMPHPERCFRTLQNSWQPNDWGVDGAWLRMFRNARVWVG, from the coding sequence ATGCTTAAAATTTCTGGCTCTGCCGCACTTTCAAAATTTAGAATTCAAAAACTACTCAATGATTTACAAACGGTAGATGCAAGTATCAGTGATGTTGCAGCGAGTTATTTGCATTTTGTTGATACTGATACCGAGCTTAGTACCGAGCAGCAAACTATTTTAGAGCAATTATTAGCTTATGGTTCCACTGCAGAAAATATTCCAACAGCAAATGGCATTAATTGTTGGGTTATTCCACGTCCGGGTACCATTTCACCGTGGTCTAGTAAGGCAACCGAAATTTCCCAACGTTGTGGTTTGGAGGTAGAGCGGTTAGAACGTGGTGTTGCCTACACGATTTACACTGAAACAGAATTAAGTGCTACTCAGCAAACTGCCCTACATGCTTTATTGCATGACCGGATGACGCAAGCCGTCATTACCGATATTGAGCATGCTAATATTTTTACCCATCATCAACCACAACCTGGCACTACGGTTGCTATTATGCAACAAGGTCGTACTGCTTTGGTAGCGGCTAATACGGAGTTGGGGTTGGCCTTGTCAGGTGATGAAATAGATTATTTAACAGATAGTTTTACTGCATTAGGCCGTGATCCGAGCGATGTTGAATTAATGATGTTTGCGCAAGCTAACTCAGAGCACTGTCGCCATAAAATCTTTAATGCAGGCTGGACGATTGATGGTGTAGACGAGGCCAAGTCACTATTTAGCATGATTCGTAATACCGCAGAGCAGAACCCTGATGGCATTTTATCGGCCTATAGTGATAATGCTTCGGTTACTGAAGGCTCCACTGCTAATGTCTTTATTCGTGACCCGCACACAGGTGAGTATGCCTACATAGAAGAAGACGCGCACTTATTAATGAAAGTGGAAACCCACAACCATCCCACTGCGATTGCGCCGCATTCTGGTGCAGCTACAGGTTCAGGTGGAGAGATTCGTGATGAAGGTGCGACTGGACGTGGTTCTGCTACTAAAGCAGGTTTAACTGGTTTTACGGTTTCCAATTTAAAAATCCCAGGTTTTGTGCAGCCTTGGGAAAGCGATAATGGCAAGCCAGAGCGCATTGCTTCTGCTTTAGATATTATGCTGGACGGGCCAATCGGTGGTGCAGCTTTTAATAATGAATTTGGTCGCCCGAATATTGCAGGTTATTTTCGTAGCTTTGAGCAAGTCGTTACCGGCAGTGATGGTGATAGCTTACGCGGCTATCATAAGCCGATTATGATTGCTGGTGGCATGGGCAATATTCGTCCGATGTTGGTTGATAAGCATAAGATTCCTACTGGTTCTTTGATTATTATTCTTGGCGGCCCTGCGATGTTAATTGGCTTGGGCGGTAGTGCGGCTTCCTCGCAAACTTCAGGGGAAAGTGCAGCTGAATTAGATTTTGCTTCAGTGCAGCGTGAAAATCCGGAAATGGAACGCCGTTGTCAGGAAGTCATCAATCATTGTAATGCCTTGGGTGATGACACGCCAGTAGTCTCAATTCATGATATAGGGGCGGGTGGTTTATCCAATGCGGTACCTGAAATTATTCATGATTGTGAGCAAGGCGGAATTTTTGAATTGCGCAAAGTCAATAATGATGATCAAGGTATGACACCGATGCAAATTTGGTGTAATGAAGCACAAGAGCGTTATGTGGTCGCTATTAAACCTGAGTCGTTGGAATTATTTGAAGCCTTTTGTGTGCGGGAGCATTGTTTATATGCCGTGATTGGTGAAGCAACGGATAGCGAACATTTGACCTTAAATGATGAAATGTTTGGTGATAAGCCTGTTGATATTCCGATGTCGGTATTGTTTGGTAACTCACCAAAATTACATCGTGATGTTAAACGGGTTGCCATTGAACAACAGGTACTAGATTTTTCACAAGTTGATATGGCCGAAGCGGTTAAGCGTGTATTAGCTTTTCCTGCCGTTGCTGATAAGAGCTTCTTGATTCATATTGGAGATCGTTCGGTAACTGGTTTGGTGGTGCGTGATCAAATGGTCGGCCCTTGGCAAATTCCAGTAGCGGATGTAGCGGTAACTGCATCAGGTTTTCAAGCCTTAACGGGTGAAGCCATGGCAATGGGTGAACGGACACCTTTAGCGGTTATTAATGCACCTGCTTCAGGGCGTATGGCAATTGCCGAAGCACTCACCAATTTGGCGGCTGCACGGGTTGAGTCATTAAAGCATATTAAAATTTCAGCCAACTGGATGGCTGCCGCTGGTAGCGAAGGTGAGGACGCGGCTTTATTTGATACTGTCAAAACGGTTGGTATGGAGTTATGCCCTGAATTAGGCATTGCTATTCCTGTGGGTAAAGATTCTTTATCCATGAAAACCGTATGGCAAGAGGGTGGTCAAGAAAAAACCATGACATCTCCGCTATCCTTAATTATTACCGCATTTGCCCCCGTTGTTGATGTCAGCCAAACCTTAACCCCTGAATTAAAAAATGAGGATAGTGTTTTAATCTTGGTGGATTTAGGGCAAGGTAAAAACCGTTTAGGTGGCTCTATATTGGCACAAGTTTATCAACAAATGGGTCAGGAAGTACCTGATGTAGATGATGCCGCATTATTGAAAGCATTTTTTAATACTATTCAAATTTTGAATGCTGATACCAAGCTGTTGGCTTACCATGATCGTTCTGATGGTGGTTTGTTAGCCACTGTAACAGAGATGCTGTTTGCTGGACGTAAAGGTGTGGAACTGGAATTGGATCGTTTGGGTGCTGATGTGTTAGCCACCTTATTTAATGAAGAGCTGGGCGCAGTTGTTCAGGTCAAGCAAAGTGATTGTGATGCTGTCTTAGATGTTTTTGCAGCAGCAGGCTTAGCAGAATGTACGCATCTGATCGGCTGGGTAGTGGAAGAAGAGCAACAGCTCAATATCAGTTATCAAGGCGAGACTATTTATACTGCGGCACGTGCAGAGTTGCAACAAACTTGGTCGGAAGTCAGTTACCGTATGCAAGCATTAAGGGATAACCCTGATTGTGCACAGCAGCAGTTTGATCGTATTAAAGATAATAAAGACCCTGGTTTGACTGCGAAGCTGAGCTTTGATGTCAATGCTGATATTAGCGCACCTTTTGCCGCAAGCCGGCCAAGGGTTGCCATTTTAAGAGAGCAGGGTGTTAATGGGCATGTGGAAATGGCAGCTGCTTTTGATAAAGCGGGTTTTACCAGCATTGATGTGCATATGACCGATATTATTAGTGGCAGGATCAGTCTACAAGGTTTTGTCGGCTTAGTTGCTTGTGGTGGTTTTTCTTATGGTGATGTCCTAGGTGCTGGCGGCGGCTGGGCAAAATCTATTCTATTTAATGAACGTGCACGTAATGAATTCTCAGCCTTCTTCCAGCGCAGTGATACTTTTGGCCTAGGTGTCTGTAATGGTTGTCAAATGTTGGCAGGCCTGAAAGAATTAATTCCGGGTGCTGAACATTGGCCGAAGTTTATGCGTAACAACTCCGAACAGTTTGAAGCGCGGGTGGCAATGGTACAAGTACCTGAGTCACCATCGATATTATTGCAAGGTATGGCAGGCTCAAAACTACCAGTTGTTATCGCTCACGGTGAAGGTCGTGCAGAATTTAATAACAATGATCAGCAACAAGCTTTGGTTGCATTAAATTATGTTGATCATTATGGCGAGTTAACCACTGATTTCCCAATGAACCCCAATGGTTCACCTGAAGGTATTACTGGCTTAACTACAACGGATGGGCGTTTTACTATTATGATGCCACACCCAGAACGTTGTTTTAGAACTTTGCAAAACTCTTGGCAACCAAATGACTGGGGCGTTGATGGCGCTTGGTTACGCATGTTCAGAAATGCTCGGGTTTGGGTTGGGTAG
- a CDS encoding diguanylate cyclase — translation MQWLNRYSLSTKALLTGIMVGFLLWLSMDFLQKQQLDKLFNDELLTQLEYDSQSAQSHFYKAIEEHAKIVTLFAKQKSIVDFILANKPNSLPQSTPPQWVPEMITWRGLILPSAFILYDKNHQPIDQYNIYADETLPAMFTQDASDWLNASVKSPMLSQVDGNPALIVSAAIFYQQQVIGFITIFVRIDDHFMYSELAQDLSPGAIAVLFAKDTDTLSVLTSSDLVRAPKGALATNLQQSYLFGGKGLFDQGDWSLQAKLFILLPQGTKDHLAISVRHLERQQRFIAAIIFVAVFTLLMVLLSRRIQHISNSISRFAKNELDITLSQDLNVDAVANLQECFDKLSIEITESHYKLLLQHEMERKVDQLQILESVTDSLRVGVLERDAENWAILNSPMHQFVNDIGDISPFIVENSQQSLVDKSGERRIFTISHMETDTRSLILVNEVTELAIKTEELTKMALYDALTGLPNRVLFHDRLNQLIDCSKRNKETFSVLLIDLDHFKEVNDTLGHSTGDQLLFEVAYRFSQYIRSTDTFARIGGDEFAIILPHADAKTAELVAHKLVDAQQQPYQILTHAINVGASIGIVTYPDNGRVADLIMSRADMAMYHAKRNHFGFFFYQSEIDSSDQERLRLVADLRVAIQRKAISVYYQPQLHLESKTISGWEALARWYHTEHGWISPEVFIPIAEENGLINAISSIVLQQAILDCSQWQSAGQSGGVSINLSTRDLIDSQLTQKVALILAENQLGAEQVTLEVTESTLMQDPVKAKHELELLDKLGVSLSVDDFGTGYSSLAYLKHLPVDEVKIDQVFVKNIIADPSDAAIVRAVLGLAQNLKLKVVAEGVESKDIYQQLEHFGCDFIQGYYLAKPMSFDQLINFNINHIDTGELTTKG, via the coding sequence ATGCAGTGGTTAAACCGATACTCATTGAGCACTAAAGCACTGCTAACTGGAATTATGGTTGGCTTTTTGCTTTGGTTGAGTATGGATTTCTTACAAAAACAGCAGCTTGATAAATTATTCAATGATGAACTACTCACCCAGCTAGAGTATGACTCACAATCGGCACAGTCTCATTTCTATAAAGCAATAGAAGAACATGCCAAGATAGTTACCTTGTTTGCTAAACAAAAATCAATTGTTGATTTTATTTTAGCAAACAAGCCAAATTCTCTCCCTCAATCAACACCTCCGCAATGGGTTCCGGAAATGATTACATGGCGAGGCCTTATATTGCCCAGTGCCTTTATTCTGTACGACAAAAATCACCAGCCTATTGATCAATATAATATCTATGCCGATGAAACTTTACCTGCAATGTTTACTCAAGATGCCAGTGACTGGCTAAATGCCAGTGTAAAATCTCCCATGCTAAGTCAAGTTGATGGCAATCCCGCCCTAATAGTATCAGCGGCCATTTTTTATCAGCAACAAGTCATCGGATTTATCACTATATTCGTCAGAATTGATGATCATTTTATGTATAGCGAACTCGCCCAAGATCTCTCACCTGGTGCTATTGCGGTATTATTTGCAAAGGATACTGATACCTTGAGTGTATTAACCTCAAGTGACCTTGTGCGTGCTCCCAAGGGAGCTCTAGCTACAAACCTACAACAATCTTACCTATTTGGTGGTAAAGGTTTATTTGACCAAGGCGATTGGAGTCTGCAAGCAAAGCTTTTTATTCTCCTTCCACAGGGCACTAAAGACCATTTGGCTATAAGTGTTCGGCACCTAGAACGGCAACAGCGTTTCATTGCTGCCATCATTTTTGTCGCCGTTTTCACTCTACTGATGGTTTTGCTCAGTCGCCGTATTCAGCATATTTCTAATAGTATTAGTCGTTTTGCCAAAAATGAACTTGATATTACCCTTTCCCAAGATTTGAACGTTGATGCGGTTGCTAATCTGCAAGAGTGTTTTGACAAACTGTCAATTGAAATAACTGAATCACACTATAAACTGCTGCTACAACATGAAATGGAGCGTAAGGTTGATCAGTTGCAAATTCTTGAATCGGTCACCGACAGCCTGAGGGTTGGCGTGTTAGAAAGAGATGCTGAAAATTGGGCTATTTTAAATAGCCCAATGCACCAATTTGTGAACGATATAGGCGACATCAGCCCCTTTATTGTCGAAAATAGCCAACAAAGTTTAGTAGATAAAAGTGGAGAGCGGCGTATATTTACTATTTCCCATATGGAAACCGATACTAGGTCACTTATCTTGGTTAATGAAGTAACAGAGTTGGCGATTAAAACTGAAGAGCTTACTAAGATGGCACTCTATGATGCATTGACTGGTTTGCCCAATAGAGTATTGTTTCATGACCGCCTTAACCAGCTTATTGATTGCTCAAAGCGTAATAAGGAAACTTTCAGTGTATTACTCATTGACTTAGATCATTTTAAAGAAGTAAATGATACTTTAGGGCACTCTACTGGAGATCAACTCTTGTTTGAAGTTGCCTATCGCTTTAGCCAATATATTCGTAGCACCGATACGTTTGCTCGTATTGGTGGTGATGAATTCGCCATTATCCTGCCACATGCTGATGCTAAAACAGCAGAATTAGTGGCACATAAATTGGTTGATGCACAGCAGCAACCCTATCAAATCCTCACACATGCTATTAATGTTGGTGCCAGTATTGGTATTGTCACCTATCCTGATAATGGTAGGGTAGCAGACCTGATCATGTCACGCGCCGATATGGCCATGTACCATGCCAAGCGTAATCACTTCGGTTTTTTCTTTTACCAGTCTGAAATTGACTCTAGTGACCAAGAACGCCTACGCTTAGTTGCTGATTTACGTGTAGCAATTCAGCGCAAAGCAATCAGTGTTTATTATCAACCTCAATTACATTTAGAAAGTAAAACCATATCGGGTTGGGAAGCACTGGCCAGATGGTACCATACAGAACATGGCTGGATTTCTCCCGAAGTTTTTATCCCTATTGCCGAAGAGAATGGCTTAATCAATGCAATTTCAAGTATTGTTTTACAACAAGCTATTTTAGATTGCAGCCAATGGCAATCGGCAGGACAAAGTGGTGGTGTTTCTATTAACCTTTCAACCCGTGACCTAATTGATAGCCAGTTAACCCAAAAGGTTGCTCTCATTCTGGCTGAAAACCAGCTCGGTGCTGAGCAAGTGACCCTAGAGGTAACCGAAAGTACCTTAATGCAAGACCCAGTGAAAGCAAAACATGAGCTTGAGCTATTAGATAAACTGGGCGTATCACTCTCGGTAGATGACTTTGGAACTGGCTACTCTTCACTTGCTTACTTAAAACACCTTCCTGTTGATGAAGTTAAAATCGACCAGGTATTCGTTAAAAATATAATAGCCGACCCTAGTGACGCTGCAATTGTGCGCGCCGTACTTGGTCTTGCACAAAATTTAAAATTAAAAGTAGTTGCGGAAGGAGTTGAAAGTAAAGATATCTATCAACAGCTGGAACACTTTGGCTGTGACTTTATTCAAGGCTATTACCTGGCAAAACCAATGTCATTTGATCAACTTATTAACTTTAATATTAACCATATTGATACTGGAGAATTAACAACTAAGGGATGA
- a CDS encoding phosphate transport system substrate-binding protein, whose amino-acid sequence MKKYLSITIFLLIAFSIFWAVKNQDWLKLEQANIQAVTTIKNTEPHILSAPPNHPLIGHEDNILKGRAFTDPADTSSTQQPDWTAQAIHYPERFAQADLVITLDQQSYSLFIEDINAFAISKNITIIVNRGTCGISARDLNNKSVDIAGFCCPPEKSDRLPELKFHTLGIAAVALLTHPSNPVNNISSTDARKAFSGEIRRWNQLAGGQENNRGIVIATRLHCKTRPGHWKLLINKEEFFSTTAREMADIPYMLTQVNRHSVMLGYETLSMVKIENKPVKTLLIDSINPNNLQALAQGYYPFYRVYNLATWTGQHSKPVASELIQYLQAIIANQSNQYQMVPISELEKNGWQIKAGELVGEPVSLVPSPESK is encoded by the coding sequence ATGAAAAAGTACCTCAGCATAACTATTTTTCTGCTTATTGCTTTTAGCATATTTTGGGCTGTTAAAAATCAAGACTGGTTAAAGCTTGAACAGGCTAATATTCAAGCAGTCACTACAATAAAAAATACAGAACCTCACATTTTATCTGCCCCTCCAAATCATCCATTAATTGGGCATGAAGATAATATTTTGAAGGGTCGAGCATTTACTGATCCTGCCGATACCTCTTCCACACAACAGCCAGACTGGACTGCACAGGCTATTCACTATCCTGAGCGTTTTGCCCAAGCAGACCTAGTAATAACCCTAGACCAACAGTCATATAGCCTCTTTATTGAAGACATTAACGCATTTGCTATCAGCAAAAATATAACCATTATCGTCAACCGAGGCACTTGCGGCATCTCTGCACGTGATTTAAATAATAAGTCTGTTGATATTGCAGGTTTTTGCTGCCCACCCGAAAAATCTGACCGGTTGCCGGAACTCAAGTTTCATACGCTTGGTATCGCTGCGGTTGCATTGTTGACCCACCCAAGCAACCCTGTTAATAATATTTCCAGCACAGATGCCAGAAAAGCCTTTAGTGGTGAGATTCGTCGCTGGAACCAGCTTGCAGGCGGACAAGAAAATAATCGCGGCATAGTTATTGCTACCCGCTTGCACTGTAAAACACGCCCGGGTCATTGGAAACTACTCATTAATAAAGAAGAATTTTTCTCAACAACGGCAAGAGAAATGGCCGATATACCTTATATGCTAACGCAAGTTAATCGGCATTCAGTCATGTTAGGCTATGAAACACTTTCTATGGTAAAAATAGAAAACAAGCCTGTTAAAACATTACTCATTGATTCTATTAACCCAAATAACTTGCAAGCATTAGCACAAGGGTACTATCCTTTCTATCGGGTCTATAATTTGGCAACATGGACTGGTCAGCACTCCAAACCTGTTGCAAGCGAACTAATACAATATTTACAAGCTATTATTGCTAACCAAAGTAATCAATACCAAATGGTTCCCATCAGCGAGCTAGAAAAAAATGGTTGGCAAATTAAAGCGGGAGAACTGGTTGGTGAACCAGTCTCTCTGGTTCCTAGCCCAGAAAGTAAATAA